One Podarcis muralis chromosome 1, rPodMur119.hap1.1, whole genome shotgun sequence genomic window carries:
- the GPHB5 gene encoding glycoprotein hormone beta-5: MKLPSVVQGSLLLFILASWAGAPKPRSINLQTFTGCAVREFTFLAKKPGCKAMRITTDSCWGRCQTWEKPVLKPPYIEAHHRVCTYNETKLETVKLPNCAANVSPFYTYLKAIRCDCGMCLTETTECETA; encoded by the exons ATGAAGCTCCCATCCGTGGTCCAAGGCTCACTTCTTCTCTTCATCCTGGCCAGCTGGGCCGGTGCCCCCAAGCCCCGCAGCATCAACCTTCAAACGTTCACTGGTTGTGCCGTGCGTGAGTTCACTTTCCTGGCCAAGAAGCCTGGCTGCAAGGCGATGCGAATTACGACAGACTCATGCTGGGGCCGTTGTCAGACTTGGGAG AAACCTGTGCTGAAACCCCCTTACATCGAAGCTCACCACCGCGTCTGCACTTACAACGAGACCAAGCTGGAGACGGTGAAGCTGCCAAACTGTGCGGCCAATGTCAGCCCATTCTACACGTACCTCAAGGCCATTCGGTGTGACTGCGGCATGTGCCTCACCGAAACCACGGAATGCGAGACCGCCTGA